In Lycium ferocissimum isolate CSIRO_LF1 chromosome 7, AGI_CSIRO_Lferr_CH_V1, whole genome shotgun sequence, the sequence TGGTAAATTTAAAAAGTCTGACTATATATTTGTTTCTGTTGTACACATAACTTCTAGGAGTTAATTCACCATTATGTGTAGTTATACCACACCTCCACTACTCCCTCATTCATCTCCCACAACCACATATTCTTCCCACCTTCTCAAGGGGTTAATGCCACATTCAAGACAATCTTGTAACCCCCTCTCTATGGAGTAGTATAAGTAGAGGTATGATATGTGATGTACTACAcacttaaaagaaaagaagaaagtcaTCTTTACATTGTTTTATTCTATATTGTTTCTCTTGttctaatatttttatattgttacTTTTAGTTTGATTTTACAACACACACGACTCTAATCTTCTTCAAGTTAAGTTTCAATTTCTTCTATCGGccaggtatgattcaatcctcTTTATCTTTTGTGCAGTTACCTTATTTATATCACTATATGCTTTAGATGTTACTGTCAAAACGTTCCCCTCATATTAATTTCTGGAAGAGAAAAACATATATGTTGGTATTAGATCTGTTAAACCGTGATCAAAATTTGCTGGTTTATGACTATATATTGCATGAATCGTTAATTGTCTTGTTATGCATGTCAATTCTTTAAAGATCTTGTTCTGGTTTAAGTATTCTTTTGTCTCTGTTAATGTAATCTGATTTATATACATTTACTTTTTGGATAAACTTTAGTGTCATATTATTATCAGTTGGTAATTTCTAACCAATTGATCATCTCAAAGTTGTGTTAAAATTTCTCTTCGGAACAAGTAGCCATGATCAAAAGTTAATTTTCGATGTGTGGTGAAAAGTCTCATTTAGCCCGTTTTCAATTTGATGTAAATGTTTCCTGTTTCTATGCCTAATACTAGTTAATCATTGGGTGATCAAATATGACGTATACAATTAACTATTATATGTTTAATTCTAGCAGTTAGTAAATATGTTAGAATACACATCATTATTATGCTTTTgttttgtggaaaaaaaattactattgtTGTTTTGTGGAAAAATACGTACTCTTTTGTGAGAAAAAGGGTTACTATTTGTGAAAATGGACACTgttttgagagagagagagaaaaggtaTTCTTCtgtgaaaaaaaaagtactctTTTTGTGAAAAAAGTACTGTTATTTTTGTGGAAATAAAGATCCTGTTTTGAAATtatgttattttattatttctaactctaatatttttataatagtTTTGATCATCATGTCGAATTTGTCAAAGCTTGAGTTTGTGGCACTTGATATCTCCAGAAAGAATTAATTATCATAGGTACTCGATCTTTGAAATTCACCTAGACGCCAAAGGCTTTGGTGCCACTATTACTCAGGAGAATACAGCATCGAGTCGGGAAAGCGAAGGCAATGATTTTCCTTCGTCATCATCGGATGAAGGATTGAAGGTTGAATACGACGAGTGACAAAAGATCCACTTGAATTGTGGGTGgtttgaaggaaaggtatgacCACATTAAGGTAACAGTATTCGCCGAGGGCTCGTTATGAGTGGATTCACTTACGGTTACAGGATTTTAAAACTCTATGTGATTATAACTCTGTTGTTTATAGAATTACTTCCCAATTGAAGTTATGTGGGGATAACATAACTAACGAGGATATGTTGGAAAACACTTTTACGACTTTTCATGCCTCCAATTTGGTATTACAACAACACAGTACCGTGAGAGGGGTTTTAAAAAGCATCTTTGATTTGATCTCATGTCTTCTTGTGGCTGAGCAACATAATACccttttattgaaaaatcatgAAGCCCGTCCCAGGCTTGCTCCATTCCGGAAGCGAATGTGATAGCGACATGGCCAATTTGAAAGAAGACAAAATAATCGGGGCCATAATAATGAGCGTGGGCGTGGCAAGAGCAAGGGACGATATAATAATCGTCGTGATGTGGTTACCATAAAAGGGAGAATAATATGGGTTATCAAGGCAATCTATCCTTCAAGGAGCAATTGTCATCATTGTGGTTTGAAAGGTCACTGGAAAAATGAATGCCGGGCAACTGAACATTTTGCCAGGCTTTATCAAAATTCCTTCAAAAGAAAGGCAAATAGAGGTGGTGCCTCTTCTGCTAATGCCCGGATGGAGTCACACATGACTTAAAAAATGATGATGAGGCAGGGCCTTTATGAaaatatgatgataatgttgaagCTAATTTGGCTTTGcaagatgatgattttgatggGCTTTATGATATTACtcatttggaagttgaagactTCTTTGGAGAtcaaaattgatatttgatcGTTTCACTGGGGAATGTgttatattgttattatttatgTGTTTTAAGTTGTCCTTATGTTGTTTTATTTTCGAGTAGTACTTAAGTTCTCTATGTTGTTTTATTTTCAAGGATTAGTACTTAAGTTTTCTGTTGTTAGTTTTCGTATTTCTTAtgatgtatttttattgttATGAAGATAAATAAAATGCCCCAGTCTTCAATTGTATCCAAGATGAGTAATGGAGATATGTGTCTTTTGGATAGTGCTACAACTCACACTATattaagagaaaagaaatatttctCTCATTTGGTTATGAAAAAGGCCTATGTTAATATAATATCTAGTAGTACAAAATTAATTGAGGGTTCTGGAAAAGCTTACTACCTGGAGGAACAATATTGGCCATTAATAATGCACTGTATTGTAGCAAGTCTCGAAGAAACTTAATAAGTTTCAAGGTTATTCGCCAAAATGACTATCATGTTGAGACTGCTAATGAACGACACGTTGAGCACCTTTATATTAGTACAATGAAAGCGGGGGAAAGTTTGTGCATGAAAAATTACCCGCACTTTCTTTTGGGTTGTACCATACAAGTATTGGTGCGGTTGAAACACATGTTGTAGTAAACAaaggatttaatggttctaATGATTTTACCATTTGGCATGTAATTTGGAGCCATCCCGATTCTAATATGATGCGTAAAATAATTAAGAATTCACATGGGCATACTTTGAAGAACCAAAAGATTCTTCAATTTAAGGAATTCTCTTGTGCTGCTTGTTCTCAAGGAAAATTGGTTATTAAACCATCAGCAACTAAGGTTGGGATTGAATCCCCTGCATTTCTGGAACATATACAGGGTGATATATGTGGGCCAATTCACCCTCCATGTGGaccatttaaatattatatggtCTTGATTGATGCATCTACAAGATGGTCACATGTGTGCTTATTATCAACTCGCAATATGGCTTTTGGGAGATTGTTGGCTCAAATAATAAGGTTAAGAGCACAATTTCAAGATAATGCGATAAAGAAAATTCGTCTTGATGAAGCTGGTGAGTTTACATCTCGGTTCTTTAATAATTATTGTATGGCCACTAGAATAACAGTTGAACATCCGGTTGCTCATGTTCATACTCAAAACGGTCTAGCAGAATCAATGATTAAACGCCTACAATTGATAGCTAGACCATTGCTAATGAGGACAAAACTTCCTGTTTCGGTGTGGGACATGCTATTTTGCATGCAGCAGCACTTTTGCGCATAAGGCCAACCAGGTATCATGAATTCTCCCCATTACAATTGGCTTTTGGTCAGAAGCCAAATATTTTCCATCTTCGAATTTTTGGATGTGCAGTATATGTTCCAATTGCTTCACTACAACACACAAAGATGGGTCCCCAAAGAAGGTTGGGGATATATGTTGGGTTTGAATCtccttcaattttaaaatatttagaacCGATGAACGGAGATTTATTTACAGCAAGATTTGTTGATTGTCATTTTGATGAATCAGTATACCCAACATTAGGGAGAGAACATAAGCAGTTGGAAAAGGAAATAGATTGGAATGCATTATCACTATCTCATTTAGATTCTCGAATAAATCAATGTGAGCAAGAGgttcaaaagatgatttattttttaaaatgtcgcAAATCAACTGCCAGATGCATTTACTAACCttccaagagttactaaatCTCATATTCCAGCTGCAAATGCCCCAGTTCGAGTTGATGTCCCGGTAAGACAAACGGTTAATGCAAATGGATCCAGGCAACGTCTGAAACGTGGTAGACCAATCGGTTCCAAGgataaaaatcctagaaaaaaaaaaagaaataaatgatcaAGATGATCATAATGTGAGGGAAATTGCTCAAGAAGAGCCCTGAGACATAATAAATGATAAACCCACAGAGGAAGTCCAGATACTTCAAAACAATGAGAGTGAAGAGATCTCGATAAGTTATGTCTCGATGGGGAAAGGGTGGAACCAAAATGATATTGTGGTCGACAATATTTTTGCATATAATGTTGCTGTAGAAATAATGCAACAAGATGAGGATCTTGAGCCAAAATCTATCGAAGAATGTAGACAGAGAAATGATTGGCCAAAATGGAAGGACGCAATTCAAGCAGAATTGGCTTCACTTGAAAAACGTGAAGTTTTCGGACCAATAGTCCGAACACCAGAAGATGTCAAGCCAGTGGGTACAAATGGGTGTTTGTGCGAAAACGAAATGAAAAAGGTGAAATCGTAAGATATAAAGCATGACTTGTGGCACAAGGATTCTCGCAAAGGCCTGACATTGATTATGTGGAGACATATTCTCCTGTAGTGGATGCAATTACCTTCAAGTATCTAATAAATCTGGCAGTTCGTGAAAAGCTTGATATGCAATTGATGGATGTTGTCACAGCCTATTTATATGGCTCGTTGGACCacgatatttttatgaaaatctCTGAAGAATTCAAAGTGCCTGAAGCATACAAAAGTTCGCAGGAAACTTGTTCAATAAAGCTTCAGAAATCTTTATATGGATTGAAACAATCAGGGTGGATGTGGTACAATCATCTTAGTGAATATTTTCTAAAGGAAGGATATAAAAATGATCTTGTTtgtccttatgtttttataagaaggtttgggtttgaatttgtcataatagatgtgtatgttgatgacttgaatatCATTGGCACTCCTaaagagctttcaaaagctctaGAGTGtttgaagaaagaatttgaaatgaaagatatagGTAAGACAAAATTTTGTCTTGGCCTACAAATTGAGCATTTGACAAATGGAATATTTGTCCATTAATCAACATACACTGAAAAGGCACACAAAGCATTTTTACATGGATAAATCACATCCATTGAGTACCCGATGGTTGTGAGATCGAAACGACATAAATAAAGATCCATTTCGACCTCGAAAATGATGAAGAGGTCATTGGTGATGAAACTCCATATCTCAGTGCAACTGGGGCACTGATGTATCTAGCCAATAATACCCGACCAGATatattgggattattttattcttatgaATCCAAGTTAGATATGATCGGTTAGGCAAATGCAGGATATTTGTCTGACCCACATAAAGCCGGATCTCAAACGGGCTATTGATTTACATATGGAGGTACAACTATATCATGGCGTTCAATGAAGCAAACAATAGGCCGCCACTTCTTCAAATCATGCGGAGATAATAGCCATTCATGAAGCTAGTGGGGAGTGTGTTTGGTTGAGATCAATGACTCAACATATTCGGGAAATGTgtggttttcttttgaaaaggaGATTCAACTATATTGTACGAAGATAATCTTTAGCGTGTATTGCTCGGCGGAAGGGAGGATACATTAAAGGAGACGAGAAAAAAACACATTTTaccaaaagttctttttcactcatgatcttgaaaagAAAGGCGAGATAGATGTTCAAGAACAAATTCGCTCAATTGATAATTTGGATCTATTCATTTAAAGCATTACCAATCTCGACATTTGGGATTCAAAGTGATATACAAGATCGGGAATGCGTCGTCTCCGAGAACTAAAGTGATCTTTTCATCGGGGGAGAAAATACGCGCCGCACTCTTTTTTTCCTTGGTCGAGGTtttgtcccattgggttttccgataaggtttttaatgagcgACAAATAATGCGTAACGAGACACATTGTCGGACATcaggggagtgttataaatatgataatgtggatGTGTAACTTCTAGGAGTTAATTCACCATTATGTGTAGTTATACCACCTCCACTACTCCTCTATTCATCTCCATAACCCATATTCTTTCCTACCTTCTCAAGGGCCAGAAGACAATCTTGTAACCCCCCATAGAGTAGTATAAATAGCGGTATGATATGTGATGTACTACACActtgaaataaaagaagaaagtcaTCTTTACATTGTTTTATTCTATATTGTTtctcttattttaatattttatattgttacTTTTAGTTTGATTTTACAAGTTTTgcctttattttcttcttctatattccctttttatttatttcctaCTTAACCCtatcttttcctttcattttggATAGTCTCTGGGCATTTAATTATTGGtgactcttttatttttattataggAGAGGTGACTCAAGTTAAAATTATTAGGTGGAGGTGATAATTTTTTATTAGTGATTAAGGGGTTTTGAAGTTGCCCAAAAGTTTTCATTTTGATACTTTGaccctcaactttatttttaacactttgcattcaagttttatttttaacactttgacccaccCCCGCCCAGACCCCGCCCCCTACCCCTTCCCCtgcccccaccccccaccaaatttttttattatttttttattttatttttttcccccccccctcctcccaACACctaaccccccacccccccccccccccccccaaaaaaaaaaaattaatttttttttttttctttattttttttttaccccctCCTCCCCTCCTCCCAAAAACCTCCCCCCCGGGCCCCNNNNNNNNNNNNNNNNNNNNNNNNNNNNNNNNNNNNNNNNNNNNNNNNNNNNNNNNNNNNNNNNNNNNNNNNNNNNNNNNNNNNNNNNNNNNNNNNNNNNGGTaaattaaaaaccaaacttttccttttctccCATACTTTTATAAATTGGTTCCATTCGTGGCAACTTACTTTTTTAAATTGCCCTTTTTGTTTTGGATAagcatttttttgtttttttggataATGCAAaaatttttggtttaaaaaaaaaaaaaaaagaaaaccccTCACCCAcccttttttaaacaaatcccCAATGTTTTTCCCAATTAGAggatttttttgggtaatttaTCTTCTAAACCCCCGACCTTttaaaatggaaatttgggtTGCATTGCAAAACCAAAcatatttttgaaattgaatttttgCCTTCGcgagcactttttttttttgatgataaTCAGAtctttttgggttttaaaaaaataaaaaatgaaaacccCCTCTCCTTCTTTTAAAATCAAATGCCCCCGGATTTAATTTAAAGGGGATTAGaatggactaatttatacttcttaAAAACCAAAACTTTTGCCTTCTCCCGCgtacttgttatgaaattggttcgaACATTGCAGTGTCTGCATACtatactcttttgtaaattgacctTTTGCCTCCTAAAGGCTATAAACACTTTTTGTTTTCGATGATAATGAGAAtcgtttttggtttaaaaaataaaaaaatgaaaacctcctctaccttcatcaatttaaatcaaatacaTAACGATTATTCCAATTAGAGGATTGACGAATCTTGGACTAATTATACTTACATAAACCAGAACTTTTGCTttctccggcatacttgttatAAAATTGGTTCGAGAACATTGCAGAATTGCAAACATCTTgtactcttttgtaaattgacctTTTGCCTCCTGTACACAGTTTGCCTTAATTCAAGTTTAAATCGATAAGCATTGCCtgatttaaatattataattacaatttcaagtaaataagcattgtatactaatttaattaaggtataaagtaattaaaaatcGAACAAAGTATAAATCCAATCAATTCTATTTTGTTGATTAATTTTATCATGCGCAATGTTCAATACGGCAGAGTGTCATATGTTTCTTAATAATCAGGTCAAGtagaagatgattttttttcaaatattcacaatctaaactcaataaaatcgttaaattgagttgaattaagatTTGTACCTTTTACTGATGTTGTAGTAGCAAAATCAATTGAGAAATCTGACTTGGAACAATGATttgaataatgtgaaaaattggGAACGAAGTTGGGCTGGGTTAACGATATGAAAGAAGCAAGGATTTGAGAATAACGatatttgtttttatatgtaACGGTTAGGGGTAATAATgtctttttactatgttgcttttGCTCGGAAGGGCAATAATTAAAAACCACATTTTAAGGGCAAAATCTAAAGAACCCCCAAAAGAGGGGCATTCGGCGAATTGCCCTCCGGTAGCAGTGCCCAGGAAGTAAAAATGGCGCGGGCTTACTGAGTTTGGCCCAGACAACATCTCCAGCaagtttattttcttattcATGCTTCAGTTTTGATcattttttgcttaaaaaaattaaattaataaatcgattttttaaatattgaaatcaaatcaaaccTCATTAAGTCGGTTTTTTATACTTCGATTTTCATCAATTTATTCGGTTgttttctgatttttattagatATATGACAATATTCTTCCAAGCACGTGAAATATTAGATTGGCTATATTTCTACCTAACGCTACCAAACCAATTATTCCTAAAAGATATATAATCAAGGTATATGTGTAGCCATCTCCAAAATATTGTACGCATCATCCAAGGAACATAACAAAATTTCTTATAATGATatttaaatttcttataatgattttttttttaattaagaataaTCTAATTAAAAGGAATTTGGTAAGACAACCAAGTGCTTGTGAACATGGAGAATCTAACGGCCTACATTCAATTGGGTTACATATAAACTATGGAAGGAACGAGCTCAAAACTCATTTCAGGTGCGAATTAAGGTTGATCAAATATTGACTGTTAGTTTCAGCTTTTAGGATCATTCATTATATTGCTTAATTGTAATCATTCTTGAGCTTCTAACAAATCTCTCTAATTTATTTCTTACTTCTCAATCGACTCGAGTTTATTTACTAAATTTTGCTCTTTGCTCTAATGCAACCAAATGAAGCCATATCTTCTGAGCCTAATCACTTGGCACACCTTATTACAAAATGCATTAGAACTAATGATCTCAAGCTGGGTAGACTGATACACTCTCGACTAATCAAGACTGCATTaaactttaacacattccttgcCAATCGACTTATAGACATGTACTCTAAATGTAGCTCTGTAGAATATGCACATCAGGCCTTTAATGAAGTGTCAAacaagaacacccaatcttgGAACACATTACTTACAGGTTACTGTCAAAAGGGTCTTTTTGAAAAGACCTTCCAGCTGCTCGATATAATGCCTGAACCAAATGTTGTGAGTTACAACACGATAATATCTAGCTTAACTCATCACGGGTTTCCAGGAAAAGCTATGGgctttttcaaaagaatgaaaatacaGTGTGGGTGTGAGTTCTTTATCGACGAGTTCACGGTTGTTGGTGTGGTAAATGCTTGTGCTTATTTGGGTGCGTTGAGGTTGTTGCGTGAACTGCATGGGTTAGCGACTGTGGTTGGtgtgaggtttaatcttgtgGTTTGCAATGCATTGATTGATGCTTATGGGAAATGTGGTAAACCCGAGTACTCGTATTTTATTTTCTGTCAAATGCATGAGACCGACGTATTCTCTTGGACTTCGATGTTGGTTGCTTATATACGTGCATCTAGAATGGCAGATGCGTGCTCACTTTTTGATCGTATGCCGGTCAGAAATGTGGTGGCTTGGACTGCTTTGATCACGGGGTTTGCTCAAAATGGAGAAGGAGATAAGGCTTTGTGTATTTTTAAGGAAATGCTGGAAGAAGGTATTGTTCCCAGTGCATCCACTTATGTTTGTGTTCTAAGTGCTTGTGCAGATATACCTCTTTTAGATAAAGGGAAGCAGGTTCATGGACACATTTTTAGATATACATGTTTAATTGATTTGCATAATGTGTTTATAGTTAATGCTTTGATTGACATGTATTGTAAATGTGGAGACATGATATCTGCTATGACATTGTTTGAAAGGTTAGATGGGAAGGATCGAGTTAGTTGGAACTCGATAATAAATGGGTTTGCCCACAACGGAAACGGAGAGATGTCATTGTTCATGTTTGACAAAATGATTGAAGCAGATACAAAACCAAATCATGTAACTTTTCTTGGGGTTTTATCTGCTTGTAGTCACTGTGGTTTATTATCTAAAGGATTCCAATATCTTCATTCAATGGAGAGGGAATACGGTATAGTACCCCAATTAGATCACTATGCTATCTTGATTGATTTACTTGGCCGGAAGAACAGGCTTCTAGACGCTGCGGAGTTGATCAAGGGAGCTCCTTGGGGAACGGACAACATTGGAATGTGGGGCGCACTTTTGGGTGCTTGCAGGGTGCATGGGAACTTGAAACTTGCTAGAAGTGCAGCAGAAGCTCTATTTGAGCTGGAACCTGATAATGCTGCCAGGTATATTATGCTATCCAACATCTATGCAGCAGCAGGAAAGTGGGATGATGCCCGCAGTCTGCGAAGGTACATGGATAACAGAGGATTAGTGAAAGAAGCAGCTTATAGTTGGATTGAGATAAAAAATATCAGACATAAGTTTGTCGCTAAAGACAAGTCCCACAGTCGGTCagaagaaataaaagagttgCTACTTAAACTCATATATCCAATGAAGGATGCTGAATACGTATTTCAAATTGGAAGCTCTTACTCTCTTGAAGATGATCCATTTTCTTTCCATGATTGAAAGAGGTTTAACCATGTACAATGCTTTCTAATTTGACAATTAAATATGAGCTGTGGTGCAAGCCGAAATTTGGGAAAAGACAAAAGTGAGGGACAGATTTTGTCTTTGCAGATATTATCACTTATCTTAAGGGTAGAAACATGAATATAAGATTGTTAGGCACTATAATAGAATCTTTGCTGCTTGAAGTTTCAGAGATATTGATATTATGAGCAGCAGATAGATCCAGCATTAACGTGCAGGTATCCACCTCTTTGGCGCACAGATAATGTGTCTGTCTAGGTATCCACCACTTTGGTGCACAGGTAATGTTTCTGTGCCTTGGTTTAATGCTCTTCATTTTGGTGAGAAATATGACTCTTCTTTCACATGGACCTATTAGCTATCACAACCATTCATTTCTTATGAACCACTGGCTTCATGTTCCCAGCATCCAAATGTTTCTTTAGGGCAAAGTGATATTGATGCCATGCCTATTACTTCACCTCGGTCATGAGCGAGTTATAATTCTTAACATTGTCAACGTCTCAATAAGTCTATTCCTATTATTAGCATataatctttttttacaaaactaATTTTCTCTCAGTCATTGCTATTGATTTCAGGTTACAAAATCTGTATTCCTTGAGTTATCCGCAAAACCAGTCTGCTCAGTTCACTACCG encodes:
- the LOC132063719 gene encoding pentatricopeptide repeat-containing protein At2g13600-like — protein: MQPNEAISSEPNHLAHLITKCIRTNDLKLGRLIHSRLIKTALNFNTFLANRLIDMYSKCSSVEYAHQAFNEVSNKNTQSWNTLLTGYCQKGLFEKTFQLLDIMPEPNVVSYNTIISSLTHHGFPGKAMGFFKRMKIQCGCEFFIDEFTVVGVVNACAYLGALRLLRELHGLATVVGVRFNLVVCNALIDAYGKCGKPEYSYFIFCQMHETDVFSWTSMLVAYIRASRMADACSLFDRMPVRNVVAWTALITGFAQNGEGDKALCIFKEMLEEGIVPSASTYVCVLSACADIPLLDKGKQVHGHIFRYTCLIDLHNVFIVNALIDMYCKCGDMISAMTLFERLDGKDRVSWNSIINGFAHNGNGEMSLFMFDKMIEADTKPNHVTFLGVLSACSHCGLLSKGFQYLHSMEREYGIVPQLDHYAILIDLLGRKNRLLDAAELIKGAPWGTDNIGMWGALLGACRVHGNLKLARSAAEALFELEPDNAARYIMLSNIYAAAGKWDDARSLRRYMDNRGLVKEAAYSWIEIKNIRHKFVAKDKSHSRSEEIKELLLKLIYPMKDAEYVFQIGSSYSLEDDPFSFHD